One Nicotiana tomentosiformis chromosome 1, ASM39032v3, whole genome shotgun sequence genomic window, AATAtaggtgatatatatatatatatatatatatatatattgtatatcgACTTATGTGTGTTTGAGATGACGTACATCTATATATATCACCATGTTTATATGTGTGTATATTACATTATATGTCGTGATATACATTATTAGATTTGGCACTACAAAGTTAAATGGAAATTAAATCGTCCAATTTGATTTTAAGAGAGCGAAATTCATTCTAAATAAACTTACTTCAATTTTATTCTTGATCAAAGAAGGAACATAATTTTTTGATATAACATCTTCAGAGCAAGTTGTGGgagtaaataatttttttgatatatattttgatatacaaagaaggaaaataaatttttgatatacacaaagaaggaaaataaaccTGTGATATCCATTTTGGTATACGCATTTTCGATGTGTTATACACTgccatatataaataatacaatTATGATATATATTGATATAGAGATgacaataaattttaaataactatatttataattttatattttagataaataaataatgaaaataaaattataatatacaaaaaaagtaaaaataaagttGTGATATACACGTTTTTGTAGTGATATAcatttacagcttgtttggatgattgttacctattgtattgtatcgtattattactttaaatacaatatttgttttggttgttacttaaattttattgtatcgtatcgttaaatctgtcgttacgtaacgacgaaatgtgccactttatgtaacgaccgatttggtgtggttgcggcgttatcttgtctttttctctcatctcatccttcattattattaaattattttattttatcatttaccttacctttttatataataaatttaccccgtatcataatttttctttataatattgcaagtttattcttcatattgttggtgtgtgatatcatgaaataacagcaaacgatacaatctatccaaacatggTATTCGTCAAAccatacagtacaatacaatacaatataatacaatataatacgatacattatgaaacgatgtgTAACaaacatccaaacaagctgttattGGCTACCTGGTGCCAATATTTATAAGTATGGCTTTTTCTGCTAATTATGTGGGTACATTGTCATACCATGCCAAAACCCCTTTTTATTGCATTTAACTGAGTCAAGGAAGTTTAAGAATAATCTTTTAAATATCGGAGAATCAGTCTATCTTTGCAATATTTTTTCTACTACTTTTCAACCGAACACAAAGAGTGAATAGTATTTCAAATTTTGCATAAACGAAAACTGCTCACAACAAGTtcttcaaaaaataataatttaaaactgattttttttatctttttgtttGATTGAAAACAATTTTTTCCCCAAGCTTCCTTCACCAACCTCATGTTTCATTTCTACTAAGAAAACTATAACGTCAAAAGAAGTCTTGTGGATATGTGATTGGAAAACAATTTATAACTTACATAAAACTTCATAATCTTTTCACAAGTGGCAGTGATATACTAAAAATGAAACTAGTGCTACTTTGGTTCTCCAACGAAATTATGCTAAAATTAAAATGCAAGGGGCGTCATACAAGAGTTAATAATCTCTGAACTATAGATACATATAATTTGTTTGGTTCGTTGCACTAAACATGAGCTATACCGTGTATAATTTAGTAACATGTGTTTTGTTTTAATAAATTGGATAAATGTAAATGAACTTTTATTTCAATTTAACCTTGAAATACTTAAAAGAGCTTTGGCAAAAGGGCAATTCTGTCATTTTTTATTTATTCAAGTATAACTAATCCTTCTATTGTTATATCACATTTAATGTAATACAAAAGTATACCGATATTTCTTTATAAATATATATCTATATTactaatacaaaaaataaaaagtgcAATCAGACGAAATGTAAAATAACATCATTTTTAGATCTACATTATTTTCATAATCCCAGTAACCAAAGGTTTTCCAAGTCAATTGGGTCCAAAGTCAAGCCATCGCTGTCTAATTTTGTCACTTAGAAGTCGTCGTTTTGTTTGGTTCAAGTCAAGCATTCATGTATCTGTCATTATCTTCCCATACCAGTCTATTTCAAGATAATTATAAGCGTAAAATACAGAGACCCTCACTAAATTTAGCAGAATTATTAGAATGCCTTCATTTTCTGTTATTTTACTTGCACTTTAGTTGTATTAGGTCGCAAAGTAAATTAAATATAGCACCAAAAGGTGACGGAAAATGGTTAAGAATGAAAGAGTTCCACCaaagaaaggaaagaaagaaaaactgaCAACTTTCTTGATTAGGAGTTGAGCATGCTTTGcttgaattaaaaaaatattgcGTAACGCGTATGAATTAATCATATATCCTTCCTGATTTATTTTTCAGAAAGTTCGCAACTAAAATGATAGTCCAAATTGGGATCTTCTCATATAGTCATTGAGAAATATTCACCTTATAACTAGCTTTTGGAATTATATTACATATGAATTCATTTCTTAACATGGTATCAAAATCATGCTCACACTTGTAAATGTTTGTGTCGCAATGAAGAACACCCATGTTATGTTATCCATATTTCAGTTGGCAGTCAAAGCGAATGAGAAGATGGTAAATATTCCACATTAATTAAGATATGGGTCACTAATCTCTATATGTAATTTTGTACAATTTTTTTAATAAGGTAAAATTTTGGACAATTATGATCTCATAAACTTATCCAAGCTTCATTTCTTGCCACCGCATAATCGCAACATCAGTATTTTCGCATTACAGTATTACTAATAGTTGATCAATTCTTAATACTAGTATAATAGGGCATTTAACGAACTTTTAACCAACACATCACATTTCTATCATTAGCGCCTGCTAAGATCATTTTGTTTGGTCACAAGACCAGCAATAGAATAGTGCAAGTAACAGAGACCTTGGGGTAGAAAATTGCAAATCATTCAACAATTTTAACGAATAGCCTTTTATTTTActgttcttcaaatattttcattttattcAGATATTCATAACTGGTTAGTAATGCCCGTCACAATGGCTATACGTAATTTGATTTTTGTAAGAGAGGTAATATTTTCAAATCTTAACAAGGAAAGTGAACGTATCATTTATTAATGTTAACATCAGCTTAGGAAGGAATAAGGATATAAATGTTTTGACAAAACTCCTTAAAATCTCCGACTCGTTTGCGTCCCCCACTTGGCCTCTTCGCCCATTGGTTTTTAATTTAGACTAGAATTGAGACTATCGATACCACAAGTCTATGAATAACATTTCTAAGACAAGACAGTAAACAACATGACATTAAAAGGTAAGCTTTGATACAGAGCAGAATACATGACGAACTTCGTTGCTTACGACTTGTGCTAAACACTCGGCACAACATCCGCAAGACTAACACTATTTACATAATTAAGCACACCCCACACACACTGTCACAGGACCACACAGAACATTCTCAACCAGGAAAATGTCAAGGATGTCGACTAAATACAGCCGCCTCAAGAGGGGTAACAAAAAAAGAAAACCCGATCTATATCTTACAGGTCGTAAGGAGGACGAGGACTTCTGGGTCCAACCCCACTAGCATTCTCGTATGCAAATGATCGCCTACGGGACCAATATGCTTCTCTTCCTCCTGCACCTGATCATGCATCAAATTATTAGTCTCATTATTTCGACAGGTTGTACATCAGACCATGCAAAATTTCTAATGCAAAATTTTTAGATCCAAGTTGATTAAAAGCAAAACTACATCATAAAATTCCCACCCAAAAAATTCTCCACGAAACTACAGAGGAATGAAGACATGCTGCTAATCTCTGAAACGTCAGGGTAGTAGAGTCCTAAGTTGATGTCTTGACCTTAATGGCAACATGGGCCGAGTCATAAGAAGGATTAGGCAATAATAGAACTAAACTGGATCACTATACCAAACTGGTATGCAAAGAGTTGCTAATTCAATTATAGGCTACTTATATAAGCCTAAACAGCCTGCACAGTACGTATCTGTAGAGAGGTGTGGTGGGCCAAACACCAATTTTGTCTTTTAAACACATCAGTGGACTCTAGCAAGGATATCACTTTCAAAGTGGACATCACTTACTTAAAACAATTGCCTCCACCTAATACCTCCATTATTGCCTCGCATTATCCTCCAAGAATTTGTCAATTTTCCCAAAAATACACATTTGCCCCTTGACTCCTATACCCCTCAATGATTCTACCTAAAAGGAATTTACAATAATAACCTTACAAGATTCTTCTAGATCTCTGATTCTCCTCATTTCCTGGAGGGTACTTTCGGTTAGGAAACGAGGAATTACTCTAATGGCTAACCACTGGCAAAACGAGCCGCCGGACGTGACGGTGCGAAAACAGAATATTGGAACGAATCAGATCGGAAACCATTCAAAAAAGAAGTGTTAGCTTACCGGCAAAAGGAGAGACCGGAGGAGTGGTACCGGCGGGAGAAACGGGAGGTGAATCTCTGTTCTGACTCCCGGGAGGCTTTACTATCATGATACTCCTTGTCACCCTTACCGCATCCTCACTACTTGCTTCCTCACTGAAGGATCTCGGTGTCGAAACTTCTGATTCTGTATCAACAAAGAACAAGTGCTTCGTCAGAATCGAATATATCTCCCCAAACGTAACGATAATTGCAGATTTCTCAGAGTTATCTATCAAAATCGCCTTTTTCTACTCATTTTTGGATAAGTTATCATGCAGTCCTTATTAAGGGGGAAAAGTGACGCCTTTGTACATGATTTGGTAGAGCTTAACAAAAAATAGTAGTAGTATTTGAAGTTGAAatagaatataaaataaaaactttgTGAATAAAAACATGAATTTTTTCTTCCTGAAACATGTATATCAAACTTCAAATGCTATATTTCAAGTTTGAAATTGAAATAACAGACTAATTTGATAAACAAACAGTTACTTAAAGGAATCTccaaattttatttcaaattctGCTTGGTCTGTCATCAAATTGAGACGGAAATAAACGTCAGCTGCACTATTTTTGCCGATTAACCTTTAACGATCAGATCCTTAAGAAAACAATAGATACCTTCAAGTTATAACATATATCATCGATCTGGAGTACACGTTAATTACTTAATTACTACTATCGTAATTCGTAAACCTTCACAAAATAAATATAATACGTCATAAGTGATAATTCAGATTTGCTTTAAAAAAAAGGTAATTCAGTTTTGCTAAACGAATTCTAATAgatattgattcgtttgttaaTTGATGAACGAAACCGGCAACAAAAGCGTACCCTTGCCGGAATTAGAACGGGCGCTAAAAGTAGAATACTTCCGGAGTTTCCCGAGGCCACTATCTGGCCGGGGACCGGCAACGGTGTCATCCCAGAGCTTGTCAAGTAAGCTCATGGCGCAGAACAGCGAAACGGCGCACGTTAAGgggaaaagagagagagagagagagaaagaaactACGTCCGTTGGGATAGTACTTTCTCGTATATTGTCTATCGAGGAATAATTGAAGCTACGGGGAGTGTTATTTATTGACGGCTGAAGCGTTAAAGGTCGAACAAATTTTGGGGATGAGATTGGTTCTCAACCGTTGATTTGTATCTGCTAGATCTGAGATGAAATAAACGGTTGGATTTAAGAGCACGTATATAGGGATAAGATCGACGTGCCAAAGCCGGCGTTTTATCCTTTGGCTTCTCGCCACGTGGCTAATAAGCATTGAGTTGATAAAGCAAGTCACGTGACGGGGTGTTATCAGCTTAAAATGTCGAATATGCCCTTAACTAAATCCAGATAGCGGTAAACTGGGTTTTTGGCCTTTTTAGGTCGGTTTCTTAGCGAGTTGATGAGGAGCAAAGGAAATTGTTTTCATCTTCTTATTTTTAGAAATAATTTTATTACAGTGTAAATTGCCCAATGTGAGTGAGTTTTAATTATAATTTGTCATAATGAAAATTAGATAACAATTAGAGCTTTCCGGGTCAATTGGTTTTGTGGTtcgttattgtcacgacccaaatcgcagggccgcgacgggcacccggtgccttactcaaccgagtaccaacgtaacatatctttcttatcataccatcacgagtaagtgggccagaagggccgtcatgagataacgagaataaaacataagggaatactcgacataggacgacccaacatgatatacaaacttatgcATGTGACATACATGCCTATAGGATCGAAATGATCATTTATATACTCAAACcataagccgacaaggccatacaatcatccatatacatgacatatatctacaagtctctaagagtacataaacgtcataaaggccgggacaggACCACGCCACACCAATATATACATGTCCTAAGCATACTGACCACataggcaactccagagcaagtggagtacaccaacaccttccattgggttgatagcctactaggaggactgtcaacctgtctatcgggacctgtaggcatgaaacgcagcgtccccaaataagggacgttagtacaaataaagaactgagtatgtaaggcatgaaagcagtatataaaagacatgaaagaaacattgaGTAAAAAACTCAAtctgtaagtctaaatagctctgtgaatcatgaaacatttataatgtcatgcatatgcatataaatatcatatcatgcataggtatatgcgtacataacatcatcaagcctctgagggcatcccatcatatcatctcggcttctgtgggcgaaatcatcaacgtataccagctgatcaggtggtgatgcgtatataacgccataacctttccccatactccataaacatataatatacgcgtatataacgccatctggtcatgggtcaatgtacatgtataaatgaatgcaatgcataagaagtaagttcataagatctctcgggatgtcataatatcaatatgccttcggttaaatcatgaaataaactttatcaacttacatattttttgagacccatgaacagatgatataataatagtacacatggggaatcaagaatatagtcacccctagtacttctaagaatagagtcatttgtgaaagtttcgtgtttgctcgtttcatttgtatcatatggatcatgccaaaagaaaagaagggataactttaatataccttaacttcgttgagtccttaatacttTCCAagtaattcttcaaacaactcaactcaatctaccatagcataaggagatttaaaatcagtgctgagtaaaggctaagtcggcaacttaaactagtagctcatttatgtaaatttgggcagcatctcccctgtaacaaggtcctcctccaataccatataccaacaacaacaactatagcaatacaataataacaacatcaacaatagggtacaaaatattttattaacaagtcatcaacatatcacgacgagcgacaaactcggattgaatccctttagcaccATTCAACCCTattatcattcattcttgaacttAGTAATATATCAAATATAATAACCAATACCTTTTAAAGGATTTTCAACTTGTACTCAATTTCAAAGTTACTCTAAATAGCCTAACACAAGATAATATCACCGTGGGCAACTTCCAAGTGCTTTATAGCCATTTCTTTTCTAGTTACCAATTTCCTCAACAAGATTGACATATAAACCAACATAATCATACTAACAATATCATAGCCAActtatttttcataatttctagCCACTTAAAGTCCATaagagcaactttcaaatcaatccATCAAGAACAACAACATCTCAAGCTTATCCAAGTATTATCTTGTTGTTTATCATCCTAGCAACTTAACCAACATTCAAGCAAGATTAAGCACAATAAGTAGGCTATTATACTCACCTTAGACAATAGCAACAACTTAAAATTTCAGCCAAACACAGCCCACAATTATCTtcaatgacaacacaacctcaaagaggtattgttcttcactagaactaacCTTTGATATTGAAATATAGTGTAATCACTTTGGAATCACTTCAAACCCTTATGGTATTTGTTTAGAAGGGTTAAGAGGAGTATAGGGACGAGGTTGGGTCGAAAAATGAGAAATAAAGGTCGTCCAAATCATTTTTAAAGTGAAGTAGGTCGACCAccacctaagtgggtcccatttgGAGCTACTTgctcgcaaaaatgcgaatatctctctactcggAAGTCGTATCagcaaacggtttaatgcgttagaaacttgactcttagatcttcaatttgatatgtgGATCATCCTGTAATTCTAAGTATACTAGGAGTAAAGctctgctacatttgacctaatattcagcacattatgaatgtaacttgtgatgacctttgccaacttttgttccacaactcgcttgacttcaaaacgtaaaaCACGACTatgatacgactaaaataactcataacataacctccttatcatgttaaaaaccctagtctcaccccaaagtgcatgttataacatttcaaacttatcgactttcgacgaaacttatttttcgATTAGATTCTAagacttccaaccctcttggtacttgttattcatgatcttaagatttgtaacctccaacgtaacatgattaacttactttatgtactttcaaaaatgatcttatttccgagcttacatcaattgtcttATGACGTaatcttacgtacgaaaacataagGTGTAACAATTATaaacttatttttagttttatgaccccACCCATTTTTTACATGTAAAAGATAtatcttttacacataagagatctaaaaaggtcattttttaaattataaattataaagGGACATGATGTTCAAATAACATGAGCTTTCCCTAACTGCAAATTCTAGGGATGGACGTTCGGGATGTTCAAATTGGATATGAAGATTTCGGTTTggatttttaatttttagattGAAGAAATAACAATCCAAATCCAATCTAAATAATCTCGAATTTGATCAAATATTTTTTAAGTTCGGTTTCGGATTAATCGGTttggatattttggatttttgattttttgCTTATAAGTTGAGATGTTTCTTCTTTTTACAAAAATGAATACCCAAAATAAAGTACTCATATTAAATTGCCTGAAAAGTTCCTCATTCTCACCGcaatcatccaaataaagtattcaagtaatgaaattaTTATCAAGGAAATACAATAGAGACATTAATACGGCCGATAagaagtagtaatagtattcaacTAGAAAGTACTCTCACATTGAATTAGTAagtattgaatatattgtatGAAATAATATCTGATGGGTAGGGTATTGATTTTATTACTATGG contains:
- the LOC104104825 gene encoding dormancy-associated protein homolog 3; this translates as MSLLDKLWDDTVAGPRPDSGLGKLRKYSTFSARSNSGKESEVSTPRSFSEEASSEDAVRVTRSIMIVKPPGSQNRDSPPVSPAGTTPPVSPFAGAGGREAYWSRRRSFAYENASGVGPRSPRPPYDL